The DNA window TGCGCACAGGATACCGCGTCGTCGCTGACGCCCTTGGCTCCCCTGTCGCCCGACGGACCCGCGCCGGCGCCCACGCTGGAAGAACTCAAGGCGTCTGTCCCGGCCGACATGAATGCCGACATGACCAGCTTCCTGGGCGGCGGACCCGAACGCTGGACCAGCCCGGAAGGGCTGACGTCCGCGTTACAAATCATGTTGCTGATGACGGTGCTGACCATGGCGCCGGCCGTCCTGCTGATGACGACCAGCTTTGTACGGATCGTGGTCGTCTTCGGCCTGCTGCGTCAGGCGCTCGGGGCGCAAAGCCTGCCTCCCAGCCAGGTGATTACTTCTCTGGCCCTGTTCATGACGCTGGCCATCATGACGCCCGTCTGGTCCGATGTGTACACCGACGCCATTGGCCCTTACTCCCGCCGGGAGATGTCGCTGGAAACGGCCTGGAAACGGGCCGAGGCGCCCATTCGCTCCTTCATGAGTCGCCAGATCGAAGCCGCCGGCAACAGCGACGACGTATGGCTTTTTTACGAATACATGCCCGAAGGCACGCCCGAGCCCGAATCGTACGACGATGTGCCGCTGCGGATCCTGCTGCCGGCCTACATGCTGAGCGAGCTGAAAGTGGCGTTCCTGATCGGCTTCCAGGTGTACCTGCCGTTTCTGATTCTCGACATTGTCGTCTCCAGCATTACGATCTCCATGGGCATGATGATGCTGCCGCCCGGCATGATCTCCCTGCCCCTGAAGATCATGCTGTTTGTCCTGGTCGACGGCTGGACACTGATGGTCAGCATGCTGCTGGAAAGCTTCGTCCCTTACACAGGCGGCGGTTAGGCTTAAGGAAAATCGTCCAGCGAACGTCGTTTGCACCTTTTATTTCCTTCCACTCCCGACGGTTCTTATGGATTCTCAAACCGCCATTGATCTGGGTCAGCGAGCGATTGCCACGATGATGCTGGTGGGCGGACCGGTGCTGGTGGTGGGTCTGGTGGTCGGCCTGCTCATTGGCTTGCTGCAGGCCTTGACCCAGGTGCAGGACCAGACGGTCTCGTTCGTCCCCAAAATTGTGGCGATGATCCTGGCCGCCAGCTTCTGCCTGCCGTGGCTGGTGCAGGTGATGATGGATTACACGCACCAGGTAATTTCTAATATTCCCGCAGTCATTTCTGGCGGTTAGCCCTTCCTTGTACGCCTTTGCACGACTCCTGTTCGATCCTTCCCAGGGCGGCCTGCTGCTGTTCATGCTGGTGCTGACGCGTGTCAGCGCGCTGTTCCTGGCGGCGCCCATTTTTGGTCCGCGGGAAACGCCGGTCCGGGTGCGGGCGTTCCTGGCGATCGGCTTGACGGTGCTGGCCTTTCCGCTGCAGCCGGTCGATTCGGTCCGGACGCCAGGCTCGCTGGTCGATCTGGCGCTGATGATGACGGGCGAGGCGGTTGTCGGTTTAACGCTGGGCGTCGGCGTGATGATGCTGTTTGTCGGCCTGCAGGTGACGGGCCAGATCATGGGGCAGATGTCGGGCATGCAACTGGCCGATATGTTCGACGCCAACTTCGGCGAGCAGACGGCCGTGTTCGCCAAACTGCTGGATCTGGTGGCCATGGCGGTCTTTTTTGCGATTGGCGGGCACCGGCAAGTGATCATCGCCCTGCTGGACGGGTTTGTCTGGATGCCCCCGGGCCAGGCGGCCTTTTCTCCGAGCATGCTGGAGCTGGTGACGAGTGGGCTTGCCCAGAGTTTTGTACTGGGCCTGAAAGCCGCCGCCCCGATCATGGCGTCGCTGTTTGCATCGATGGTCGTGCTGGGGCTGCTGGGCCGGGCGTTGCCGCAGCTGAATATTTTTGCGCTGGGCTTCAGCCTGAACGCCAGCGTCATGCTGGTGACGCTGTGGGTTTCGATCGGCGCGATCGGCTGGCTATTCCACGAAGAAGCAATGAACGCCCTGGAAAACTTCCGTCAGATGATGCAGGACTGAACCGCCGCCGTGGCGAAAACCCCATCAGCCGCCGTGCGCTAGCCCACGGTTTCCTGGCATTCACCGTCATCCCCCATTTTCATGACACTCACCAAGGAACACGCGGTCAATTACCGTCGATTTTGGTTTGGTCGTTTTGCGAAAAAGCAGGCGCAGAAAGTACGCGTTCTTTCACGGAGTCAAAGACGACTGTCCGGCGTCGGTTCTTCCTTGAAACGGTTACTCGGGTATCGGCCAGTATTTCGTCGCGAGTTCCTGAACAGCAATGAACATCGACGATTCCCTGCAGTAGTTCATCACCTGGATCTTCTGCGGTACGGGCCTTCAGAAGAAACCGTGGGCTAGCGCCCGGCGGCTGATTTGGGCGGCTCGCTGGTCTGTGGCGGTCGGCGTCAAAACGGCTGTTGCCGCGAGGATCCGGTTTCGTTACCCAACCATCAAACGCTTCCCTGTTCCCGTCTTTCCTTCCCTTTCCGATTGAGCGCCCGTTATGGCAGATGATAGCGGCGACAAAACACACGAAGCCACCGACCATCGCCGTGAACAAGCGCGCGAACAGGGGCAGATTCCCAAGAGCCAGGATCTGTCGTCCGCCGTGCTGCTGGCCGGGGCGTTGATGGTGTTCTACTGGTGGGGACTGGGGATTTTTGAGTTTATCGGCCGTTTGATGCAGCAGCAGCTGGGCGGCGACGCCATGCTGACCGTGTCGCCGGAGCTGGCGGTCAGCCTGTTCCGGGCCGTGCTGATCGACCTGGCCTGGGCCTTGCTGCCGCTGTTGCTGGGGCTGTTTCTGCTGGCGATTATCGTGCAGGTGGGGCAGGTCGGCTTTCTGTTCCTGCCGCAGAAGCTGCAGTTCAACATGAAACACATCAACCCGATGGAAGGCGCGAAACGGCTGTTCTCGCTGACGAATGTCGTCCGCTTTGGGTTTGGGCTGTTCAAGGTGACGCTGATCGCCATCACGGCGGTCGTTTCGCTCGTTACCCAGTGGCCGACCATTCTGGCGCTGAGCGATACGGGCGTCGGGCAGATCGCCACGTTTCTGGCCAGCCTGATCTTCTGGACCTGCGTCCGCATTGCCGGCCTGCTGCTGGTGCTGGCGGTGGCCGAGTATGCATTCCAGCGCTGGAAGCATGAACAAGACCTGCGGATGTCGACCCAGGAGATGCGCGACGAACTGAAGAATCAGCAGGGCGATCCGCAAATGATCGCCCGTCGCCGCGCCGTGCAGCGGCAGCTGGTTATGAATCGACTGAGCGGGATCGTCCCCGAAGCCGATGTGGTGGTGACCAACCCGACCGAGCTGGCGATCGCCCTGAAGTACGACTACGACACCATGCCGGCGCCGGTGGTGGTCGCCAAAGGGGCCGGCGTGCTGGCCGCCCGGATTCGTCGCTTGGCGCTGGAAAACGGCGTCCCGATTGTCGAGCGGAAAGAGCTGGCCCGGGCGCTCTACGCCGAAGTCGAAGTCAACCGCCCGGTGCCCGAACAACGTTTCGCCGCCGTCGCGGAAGTGCTGCGATACGTGTACCAGCTCCAGGGGAAAACGATCCCCGGCATCAACCGGAGTTAAACGCTCCCACAGGCGCAGCAGGTCGACGGTCGCTCCGCGAGAAGAATCCCTGCCGGATTCTGGCCCGTCGTACTGAGAAAGAGCAGACGCCTGACGGTCGATTTCTGACTTTCCGGACAGCGACGTCCCGCACGCAAACGCTTCTTCATTCGCCGCCTGTCAAAACAGTTCCCGTCAGGTGCTTAAGATAATGGCCCCGGGGCGTTAAGATGGGAGCGTGTGGCGTGTACGGGATGGTTTTCCTTCAAGGAGTTTGAGAATGGCGGAACCGGAAATTGTGACGGTATACTCCAGCATGGTAATCACCAATGGGCCGCTGGTGCAGATTTTTCTGGAACAGGACGGCATCGCCTCCCAGATTTTCGACGTAGCCCCTTTCACCGGCGCGTACCACGAACTCGATCCTGCGAACGCCGCGCAAATCTGGGTCGGAGTCCAGCCGTCCGATGCGGAGGCCGCCAAAGACCTGCTGGCAAAGCATTTTGACGCCTGGGTCGAAAAACGGAAGAAGTATAAAGAGGAAGCCGGACCCGCCCAGGCGGAGTGCGACGACTGCGGCAAAACGAGCGAGTTCCCCGCCAGCGACCGCGGCACCGTGCAGGACTGCCCCCATTGCGGCAGCTTTCTCGATGTGCCCGGCGACGACGATGAAATTTACGACTGGGCGGAAGCAGAATCGCTCCCCTCCGAAGAAGACCTGGAGGAACCGCCTGAGGACGATGTCTGGTAAACCGCCAGCGCGACCGATCGGCGTTTCCCGTCCCGCAGCGGCGGCTGCAAACCTTTACGATCCTTGCGAACGCCCCCGAAAGCGTTCCTGTTAGAAAAGTCTGCGACATGCTTCATGCAATCATCATGGCCGGCGGAGCCGGCACCCGCTTCTGGCCCGCCAGCACCAAAGACCTGCCCAAGCAGCTGCTTGATCTGGCTTCCCAGCGGACCATGATCCAGGAAACGTGCGATCGGCTGGGCGATCTGGTTCCCGCCAACCGCACGTTCATTGTGACGAACCAACGCCTGGTCGAAGGGATCGCGGCCCAACTGCCCGATCTGCCGGCCGGCTCGATCGTTGGCGAACCGTGCAAACGCGATACGGCCCCCTGCGTCGGTCTGGCGGCGGCGCTCGTCGCGCACCAGGACCCCGACGGCGTCATGGTCGTCATGCCGGCCGACCATGTGATTCGTCCTTCCAGCAAGTTCCGCAGCGCGATCGAATTCGCCGCTGGCCTGGTCGAAGAAGCGCCGGAGCGGATCGTCACGTTTGGCATCCGGCCTACCTATCCGGCCGCCACGTACGGCTACATTGAACGCGGCGCCCCCTTGCCTGATCAGGGCGAATACAAAACGTTCCAGATCAACCAGTTCCGCGAAAAGCCTTCGGTGGAAGTCGCCGAAGAATACCTGCAGCGCGGCGGCTTTTACTGGAACGCCGGGATCTTTCTCTGGAAAGCCAGCACCATTCTCCAGGCGCTGGAAAAGTTTGAACCCAAGATGTTCGGGCATATTCAAACGATCGCCCAGGCGATCGGGACCGACGCCTTCGCCGAAGTGCTGGAGCGGGAGTTCGCCGCGATTGAAGGGAAGTCGATCGACTACGCCGTAATGGAACGGCACGAGAACCGCCTGGTCGTCGAAGCGCCGTTTGAATGGGACGACGTCGGCAACTGGTCGTCGCTGGCCCGACTGAACGAGCCGGACGAAAACGGCAACATTGTGATCGGCCGGCACGTCGGCGTGGACACGGCCGGCTCCATCATCCGCAGCAGCGGCCAGCACCTGGTCGCCACGCTCGGCATGCAGGATTGCATCATCGTGCACACACCCACCGCCACCATGGTCGCCAACCGAAAAGACGAAGAAAGCGTCCGCAAGCTGGTCGAAATGATCGGCGAACGCGGCTGGCACGAATACCTTTAAACATCACCAAGGAACGCGGGCAAATAACGTCGGCTTTTTACTCAACAGGGACCACAAAATCTGCCCCTGCAAGCCGAACGCGCTAGCGTCGGGCCGTTCTGACCCTGCAAACCGCACGCGCTAGCGTCGGGCCGTTCTGCCCCTGCAAACCGAACGCGCTAGCGTCGGGCCATTCTGACCCTGCAAGCCGCACGCGCTAGCGTCGGGCCGTTCTGACCCTGCAAGCCGAACGCGCTAGCGTCGGGCCGTTCTGCCCCTGCAAACCGAACGCGCTAGCGTCGGGCCATTCTGACCCTGCAAGCCGCACGCGCTAGCGTCGGGCCGTTCTTAGATCTGGTCGAGGGCCTGGCTCAGGTCGGCGATCAGGTCTTCTGTTTCTTCCACGCCGCAGGCCAGCCGGATCATGTTGTCCTGAATGCCAAACTTC is part of the Lignipirellula cremea genome and encodes:
- the fliP gene encoding flagellar type III secretion system pore protein FliP (The bacterial flagellar biogenesis protein FliP forms a type III secretion system (T3SS)-type pore required for flagellar assembly.) encodes the protein MTCRIPTSLALSLPRICLRRLLAALLLLAMLGGGWLPSSVCAQDTASSLTPLAPLSPDGPAPAPTLEELKASVPADMNADMTSFLGGGPERWTSPEGLTSALQIMLLMTVLTMAPAVLLMTTSFVRIVVVFGLLRQALGAQSLPPSQVITSLALFMTLAIMTPVWSDVYTDAIGPYSRREMSLETAWKRAEAPIRSFMSRQIEAAGNSDDVWLFYEYMPEGTPEPESYDDVPLRILLPAYMLSELKVAFLIGFQVYLPFLILDIVVSSITISMGMMMLPPGMISLPLKIMLFVLVDGWTLMVSMLLESFVPYTGGG
- a CDS encoding hydrogenase maturation nickel metallochaperone HypA, which codes for MAEPEIVTVYSSMVITNGPLVQIFLEQDGIASQIFDVAPFTGAYHELDPANAAQIWVGVQPSDAEAAKDLLAKHFDAWVEKRKKYKEEAGPAQAECDDCGKTSEFPASDRGTVQDCPHCGSFLDVPGDDDEIYDWAEAESLPSEEDLEEPPEDDVW
- the flhB gene encoding flagellar biosynthesis protein FlhB — its product is MADDSGDKTHEATDHRREQAREQGQIPKSQDLSSAVLLAGALMVFYWWGLGIFEFIGRLMQQQLGGDAMLTVSPELAVSLFRAVLIDLAWALLPLLLGLFLLAIIVQVGQVGFLFLPQKLQFNMKHINPMEGAKRLFSLTNVVRFGFGLFKVTLIAITAVVSLVTQWPTILALSDTGVGQIATFLASLIFWTCVRIAGLLLVLAVAEYAFQRWKHEQDLRMSTQEMRDELKNQQGDPQMIARRRAVQRQLVMNRLSGIVPEADVVVTNPTELAIALKYDYDTMPAPVVVAKGAGVLAARIRRLALENGVPIVERKELARALYAEVEVNRPVPEQRFAAVAEVLRYVYQLQGKTIPGINRS
- a CDS encoding mannose-1-phosphate guanylyltransferase — protein: MLHAIIMAGGAGTRFWPASTKDLPKQLLDLASQRTMIQETCDRLGDLVPANRTFIVTNQRLVEGIAAQLPDLPAGSIVGEPCKRDTAPCVGLAAALVAHQDPDGVMVVMPADHVIRPSSKFRSAIEFAAGLVEEAPERIVTFGIRPTYPAATYGYIERGAPLPDQGEYKTFQINQFREKPSVEVAEEYLQRGGFYWNAGIFLWKASTILQALEKFEPKMFGHIQTIAQAIGTDAFAEVLEREFAAIEGKSIDYAVMERHENRLVVEAPFEWDDVGNWSSLARLNEPDENGNIVIGRHVGVDTAGSIIRSSGQHLVATLGMQDCIIVHTPTATMVANRKDEESVRKLVEMIGERGWHEYL
- the fliQ gene encoding flagellar biosynthesis protein FliQ, translated to MDSQTAIDLGQRAIATMMLVGGPVLVVGLVVGLLIGLLQALTQVQDQTVSFVPKIVAMILAASFCLPWLVQVMMDYTHQVISNIPAVISGG
- a CDS encoding flagellar biosynthetic protein FliR; amino-acid sequence: MYAFARLLFDPSQGGLLLFMLVLTRVSALFLAAPIFGPRETPVRVRAFLAIGLTVLAFPLQPVDSVRTPGSLVDLALMMTGEAVVGLTLGVGVMMLFVGLQVTGQIMGQMSGMQLADMFDANFGEQTAVFAKLLDLVAMAVFFAIGGHRQVIIALLDGFVWMPPGQAAFSPSMLELVTSGLAQSFVLGLKAAAPIMASLFASMVVLGLLGRALPQLNIFALGFSLNASVMLVTLWVSIGAIGWLFHEEAMNALENFRQMMQD